A genomic region of Melanotaenia boesemani isolate fMelBoe1 chromosome 13, fMelBoe1.pri, whole genome shotgun sequence contains the following coding sequences:
- the zfp64 gene encoding zinc finger protein 64, with product MAAYNAEVDAGHCVVVEVSPDIHICGFCKQQYNNFEVFLAHKQNGCSLPTCDTPGTPVTTSLTDSSSELVFEETYQTCVMRGIKKSLTKAQKTPSKKLKPAPTSKKHSCCFSGCTFKTQYGQKDMERHLKTHTGEKPFECELCHKRFSRRDKLNMHSRSHTGERPHKCKHCPYAAADSSSLKKHLRIHYDERPFKCQICPYASRNSSQLTVHLRSHTGDAPFQCQQCDAKFKINSDLKRHVRIHSGEKPYKCDFCEYRCAMKGNLKSHVQIKHSMENSFQCLQCDFKCASKTALRQHARQHQPTQPIQCSKCTYSCSSKGALKVHERIHSEERPFKCDFCTFASKQLSNLIIHKKKCHSDQPERGGGGKAGRGGGKSSATDPPKPLGSRYRAKLDAARAFCCDSCDASFVREDSLRSHKKQHREAEKTMQLSADPGSLEVPVPSGSVPPYSNAQLKIILPHNLGHQNPLIPVTGDRQSKSNMVLLSPEHQDMVVSSMIQQVNLLAPIQSLGSSQTAGATVEPQTVLLTQLSSEDSSGPLHQALLQTAISAPDSGSTQTLITACSELEGFNTLIQEGGTEVTVVTVGTTAPPDVGLTEPVGSLKVEESALPCQESTLLVPDVSLGSQNVVIHGVPLIVSAQPQQSSPHTDLHTLQ from the exons ATGGCAGCATACAACGCCGAAG TCGATGCAGGGCATTGTGTTGTGGTGGAGGTGAGCCCAGACATCCACATCTGTGGTTTCTGTAAACAGCAGTACAATAACTTTGAGGTTTTTCTCGCCCATAAACAAAACGGGTGTTCCCTTCCCACCTGTGACACACCGGGCACCCCCGTGACAACCTCCCTCACAG ATTCCAGCTCTGAGCTGGTTTTTGAGGAGACCTACCAGACCTGTGTGATGAGAGGCATCAAAAAGAGTCTGACCAAAGCACAGAAAACACCCTCCAAGAAGCTCAAACCTGCTCCGACGTCAAAGAAACACTCCTGCTGTTTTTCAG GTTGCACTTTTAAAACCCAGTATGGCCAAAAAGACATGGAGCGGcatctgaaaacacacaccG GTGAAAAGCCGTTTGAATGTGAGCTGTGCCACAAGCGCTTCAGTCGGCGGGACAAGCTCAACATGCACAGCCGCTCGCACACCGGCGAGAGGCCGCACAAATGTAAACACTGTCCGTACGCGGCGGcagacagcagcagcctgaagaaGCACCTCAGAATCCACTACGACGAGCGGCCGTTCAAATGCCAGATCTGTCCATACGCCAGCCGCAACTCCAGCCAGCTCACCGTGCACCTCCGCTCCCACACCG GCGATGCACCTTTCCAGTGCCAACAATGTGATGCAAAGTTCAAGATCAACTCGGACCTGAAGCGGCACGTCAGGATCCACTCCGGGGAAAAGCCTTACAAATGTGACTTCTGTGAGTACCGCTGCGCCATGAAAGGCAACCTGAAGTCTCACGTTCAGATCAAACACAGCATGGAGAACTCCTTTCAGTGTCTGCAGTGTGACTTCAAATGTGCCAGTAAGACCGCCCTGCGCCAGCACGCCAGACAGCATCAGCCCACCCAGCCCATCCAGTGCTCCAAGTGTACTTACTCCTGCTCCAGCAAGGGGGCGCTCAAAGTCCACGAGCGGATCCACTCTGAGGAGCGGCCCTTTAAATGTGACTTCTGCACTTTTGCCTCCAAGCAGCTCAGCAACCTCATCATCCACAAGAAGAAGTGTCACTCAGATCAGCCGGAGAGGGGCGGCGGGGGGAAGGCGGGCCGAGGGGGAGGGAAGAGTTCTGCCACCGACCCTCCAAAACCACTCGGCTCTCGGTACCGAGCCAAGCTGGATGCAGCTCGGGCCTTCTGCTGCGACTCTTGCGACGCTTCGTTTGTGAGGGAGGACTCTCTGCGCAGCCACAAGAAGCAGCACCGAGAAGCTGAGAAGACCATGCAGCTGTCGGCTGATCCGGGCAGCCTAGAAGTTCCCGTCCCTTCTGGCTCGGTGCCGCCTTACAGCAACGCACAGCTCAAAATCATCCTCCCTCACAATTTGGGTCATCAGAACCCCCTGATCCCGGTGACTGGGGACAGACAGAGCAAGAGCAACATGGTGCTGCTTAGTCCAGAACACCAGGACATGGTGGTCAGCTCTATGATCCAACAGGTCAACCTGCTGGCACCGATACAGTCCTTGGGCTCATCCCAGACTGCAGGGGCCACCGTGGAACCCCAGACGGTCCTCCTGACCCAGCTCAGCTCAGAGGACTCAAGCGGGCCCCTCCACCAGGCCCTCCTGCAGACGGCCATCAGCGCTCCGGACTCCGGCAGCACCCAGACGTTGATCACCGCCTGCTCCGAGCTGGAGGGCTTTAATACCTTAATCCAGGAGGGTGGCACTGAAGTGACCGTAGTCACAGTCGGGACCACAGCTCCACCGGATGTGGGCTTGACTGAGCCGGTGGGGTCTttgaaggtggaggagagcgCCTTACCCTGTCAGGAAAGCACGTTACTGGTTCCGGACGTCAGCCTGGGCAGCCAGAACGTGGTGATCCACGGAGTTCCACTGATCGTATCCGCTCAGCCTCAGCAGAGCTCTCCACACACAGACTTACACACCCTGCAGTGA